Part of the Bacillota bacterium genome, GGTAGTGGAAGAAGAAGGGATTGATGCAACAGTAGAAAAGGTTACAGACCTCATTGAGATTATGGGCTATGGGGTCATGACCACCCCTGCCTTGGTTATTGATGACAAGGTGGTATCCAGTGGGACCCTACCAAACAAAGACAAGCTCAAGGAATTGTTGGGTAGGCAATGAGTCTTCTCTTGTGGTGCTGCTGAAGGGTGGCACCCAGCTATTAATACCTGCAGAATAGGGATTTGCATATCTTCGGCGATGGTTCTCTCAATGATTGATTATGACGCAGGGAGAGATGATTAGTATGGCTATCCTTGGCTGGCTGAACGATCAACTTCTGAAGATGGAATGGCTTTCAGCATTAGTTAAGACGTTGGTTGAGAACGTGCTTGGTTTCGATGCTTCCACTAGGCTAGGTGGCAGCATTCATTTTTTTGTCTATGATACAATCAAAATTCTAGTGTTGCTCTCAACCCTGATTTTTGGGATTTCCTATATCCAGAGTTTTTTCCCACCAGAGCGAACCAGGAGGATTCTAAGCAGATTCACTGGGGTGGGGGCCAACATCGTGGGAGCGCTGATGGGAACCGTGACTCCTTTCTGTTCATGCTCTTCTATACCGATTTTTATTGGTTTCACCAATGCGGGGCTGCCGATCGGAGTCTCCTTTTCTTTCTTGATCTCATCACCTCTGGTGGACTTGGCATCAATTCTGCTGTTGGCCAGTGTCTTTAATTGGAGGATAGCCATAGCCTATGTATTGGTCGGTGTGCTTCTGGCTGTCGCCGGCGGCACCCTTATCAGTAAACTTAAGCTGGAAAGCTATGTTGAGTCCTTTGTTTATCGGAACCAGGCGATTGCAGTTGCTGCTGATGAGGTAGCAGAGATGACCAGCCAGGAACGGCTCACGTTTGCCAAGGAGCGGGTAGTGGACATCATCCGTCGGGTTTGGTTTTATGTCCTACTGGGAGTTGGTATTGGCGCAGGTATCCACAATTGGATACCCGAGGGTGTTATTACTGCTATACTAGGAAGAGAAAACGCCTTTTCAGTCTTGATAGCTACCGTTGTAGGTGTGCCGATGTATGCGGATATTTTCGGGACATTACCAATAGCTGAAGCCCTTGTGGCTAAGGGCGTGGGATTAGGCACGGTCTTGTCTTTCATGATGGGGGTTACTAGCTTATCGCTGCCGTCCCTTATTCTCTTAAGAAGACTAGTGAAACCTAGACTCTTAGCGGTTTTCACCGGAATCGTCATAGTCGGGATTGTGATTATAGGGTATGTCTTTAACGCTGTTGGTCATTGGTTTCTGTGAAAGGTGATTTGCGAGGAGAGGGAGAGCGTTAATGTCTTTCAGGTGGGCAGCTGGCTGAGGGATTAGAGCAAGGGACTTGAGTGAAGGTAGCTAGAAACGCGGGAGGAGAGGATATAATGATGTCCCACGAACAGGGAGGCAAAAAAGAGGTTCTCGATACCTACAGGCGGATCGCCAGGGGCGAACAGAGTAGCTGCTGCGCAAGTGGATGCAGCTGCCATGGAAGTGAGGATCAGGGAGGGTTGACAGTTGCAGAACGGGCGAGGCAACTAGGTTACACCGCGGATGATCTGAGTAAGATTCCTCAAGGAGTAAATCTAGGTCTAGGATGTGGTAATCCCTTGGCCCTGCTTTCTCTCGAGGAGGGAGAGACGGTTCTAGATTTGGGTAGCGGGGCTGGGTTAGACTGCTTTCTTGCCCGGCAGAAGGTGGGTCCATCCGGTAAGGTAATCGGAGTGGATATGACGCCAGAGATGGTTTTCCGAGCCCGGGAGACGGCAAGGCAACAAGGGTACGATAATGTCGAGTTTCGTTTGGGCGAGATAGAGTATCTGCCGGTCCGTGACGAGTCTGTTGATGTAGTTATTTCCAACTGTGTGATTAACCTTTCCCCGGAGAAAGAGCAAGTATTCAAAGAGATCTATCGGGTTTTGCGGGCCGGCGGTCGACTTAGTATTTCCGATATAGTTGCTCTAAAGCCTTTACCAAGGGAACTCAAAGACGATCCTGCCATGCTCTCGGGTTGTGTGGCTGGTGCCATATTGGTTGATGAACTGCGGCAGCTGCTCCATTCCGTGGGTTTTCAGCATGTCCAGATGCAGTTTCCCGATAACAGTGGAGAGATAATTGACTCATGGTCGCCTTACTCCTTGTCAGAGTATGTCAGCCCCTGTCTAATTCAAGCTGTCAAGCCCAAGGACACCGGGGACCGCAAGACAGAGAACTAATCGGCTAGAGAAGCACTAAAGCCTAGGGGCTGTCCTGCCCTCTGCCAGGCAACTCTAGTACACTCAGCTTTCACGGGAGTCACAAGGTGTTGCCAAGGCGCTCGGATGAAGAACGAGATGTTCTATCACTGCTGGTGGGACAATGTGTCGGTAGAGCAGTTCATCGAAGGGCTTGATAACTACCTCAGATGGTACAATGAGGAACGCATCAAAATATCACTAGGGGGTATGAGTCTCATCACTTACCGATGCAGCCTCGGGTTGGCGGTATGGGGCAGCACGCAAGTTCAAGAAGACATCCGCAGCCCCCGCGGGTCACTTGTATGTTGCAATCACATCTAGTCTTGCGTATATTACCGCTCCGTATCTCTTCCGTGGTACATAGTGTGTAGCGGAACTACTTTACCATGGGGCACCCACAGGCCTTTCCTTCTTGTAGCTGTGTAGTCCTTGTTGTACTTTGTTCCCTACCAGGGCTTTGGGGGACAGGCAGGTCGAAACGTAGTTGAAATCGAAGAGCAGTATTGGAGAGTAAACCTGTTTGTGAAAGATCTTCGTGACTGCTGGTGAGGGTGAGACTGTTGAAGCGGAAGTTCGAGGGAACAGGAGTGAAATCTGTTGAGCAAACCAAACATACTGCTAATCACCAGTGATCAGATGCGTGCCGATGCCATGGGGTGCAGCGGCAACCCGGACGT contains:
- a CDS encoding IS3 family transposase, coding for MKNEMFYHCWWDNVSVEQFIEGLDNYLRWYNEERIKISLGGMSLITYRCSLGLAVWGSTQVQEDIRSPRGSLVCCNHI
- a CDS encoding thioredoxin family protein, which produces MNIKVLGSGCAKCNKFEQLVREVVEEEGIDATVEKVTDLIEIMGYGVMTTPALVIDDKVVSSGTLPNKDKLKELLGRQ
- a CDS encoding permease gives rise to the protein MAILGWLNDQLLKMEWLSALVKTLVENVLGFDASTRLGGSIHFFVYDTIKILVLLSTLIFGISYIQSFFPPERTRRILSRFTGVGANIVGALMGTVTPFCSCSSIPIFIGFTNAGLPIGVSFSFLISSPLVDLASILLLASVFNWRIAIAYVLVGVLLAVAGGTLISKLKLESYVESFVYRNQAIAVAADEVAEMTSQERLTFAKERVVDIIRRVWFYVLLGVGIGAGIHNWIPEGVITAILGRENAFSVLIATVVGVPMYADIFGTLPIAEALVAKGVGLGTVLSFMMGVTSLSLPSLILLRRLVKPRLLAVFTGIVIVGIVIIGYVFNAVGHWFL
- the arsM gene encoding arsenite methyltransferase, giving the protein MMSHEQGGKKEVLDTYRRIARGEQSSCCASGCSCHGSEDQGGLTVAERARQLGYTADDLSKIPQGVNLGLGCGNPLALLSLEEGETVLDLGSGAGLDCFLARQKVGPSGKVIGVDMTPEMVFRARETARQQGYDNVEFRLGEIEYLPVRDESVDVVISNCVINLSPEKEQVFKEIYRVLRAGGRLSISDIVALKPLPRELKDDPAMLSGCVAGAILVDELRQLLHSVGFQHVQMQFPDNSGEIIDSWSPYSLSEYVSPCLIQAVKPKDTGDRKTEN